Below is a window of Diaminobutyricibacter sp. McL0608 DNA.
GCCGACGGGCTGTCTCCGTTGGCGTTCCCCAGACTTCTAGTCCATCGGCCCACCTGTGTGAGCAGAAGTCGAACCAGACGCCGTTCTCGAGCACAAAGCCCTCCTTGGAGGATCGGGCGATGCGCCAAGGGCGCCTCTATGTCACGGCGACGGGTCGGATCTTTCGCCATACCTCGCCAAGCGTGCGCCTGCGATTCCCCGCTGATACCAGGGCCCTGTCAAGCAGCTCAATTCTTCATCTGTCGCTCGTACAGCGACGACGAACTGCTCCAGGGATCGACTAGGCGTCCTGTCCAATCGAGCGAGGAGTTTCAGCTCAAGCGGTGCATTCCAATGTGACCCGACCTCGACCGGGTCGACTAGTCCCGCGCTCGCCACAAGACTCAGAACTTCGGTCGACGTGTTTCGGTTGATCAAGAGCGCAATGTGCACCTCCGGGTCGGTTGACCTGGCAAGATACAGCGCGAGATCCACGGGAAGGGCCGGATTGAAAGCAAGCACGCGGCGGTCCTCATCGTCGCCGTCTCTTGCCCAACGCCAAGCATCGATCGGCGAAATTGCTTCATCGCGCAGAAGGTCTTCTCGCTCAGGCGAGTTCATGGTTTATCCGGCTCAGCAATTTCGCCGTTGTGACTTTCACTCTTCTTGATCCGCTTGGCAAGTTGCTGGATCGCTCATTTTCGAAGATACGACATGAGTGGTCGACGGTGACGCTGCGACAACCAAAGCTGAGGGTCAACTGGCTCCGACTCCATTGCGTGACGGCGGCAAGCCGCGGATGCGCGGGCGAAGCAGACGTGGCAGCGGGCCGGGTCAGTTGAGGATCGAATTTCCCCTTATACTCAATCGCTCGCGGTCGTTCAACGGGCTGTGGCGCGCCCTCCGCATGAGTCGGTGAAGCATCGCCGTCTCACAGGAAGGAGCAGGGCTCGTGAGGAATGACGCATTGAGGCGAATCGTGGGTGGGGTCATCCTGGCTACGGTCGCTGCATTGGCGGGCGTTACGGCCGCCGCGCCCGCGCAAGCGGTTAGCCCGTCCACTCCTGCAACGGCTATTCGCCGACTGACGCTCCCCGATGCGCCGGTAACGGTCGAGACGTTGGCCGATGCTCACGGAAACGTCTGGAACCTCGAAGAGCGAGGCATCAGTATGGCGCACGACGGGGTTGTGACGTATTTCCGTGACCCCGCCGGTCGATACAACTGGGGTTTTGCGCTCGACCCGCAGGGCAACGCGTGGTACACGAATGATGACCAGACGTCTGGCGCGCGTTTCGTGACGAGAATCACCTCTACTGGCCAGAGGACAGATTATGCGGTCAGCCTATCCGGCGGCATTTCTGCCGGCCCGGACGGCACCATGTGGTTTATCGGAGCCCAAGGCGGGGTTCTCCGAATCAGCGCGAGCGGTGGGATGACCGCTTTCAGCACACCTCAGATCACCGAATCCACCTTTTCTTCTGATGGCACTCTCTGGTTCGGTGCCGACACCACGCTCGGATGGATCTCACCATCCCAGGTCTCCGCCGTTGCCGGAACCGCTGCAATCTCCGAAGCGGGGCACAGCATGATCGTCGCCGTGGACGGTTCGGTATGGTTCGCCGACGGAGGTGGCGTGGGAGAGATCACCCCTTCGCATGTTGTGAGTGAGTTTGAGCCGCCCGGCAGTAGCTATATTGCATCGAATCTGGTCCAGGGTTCGGACGGCAATATCTGGTTCGAATGGGCCACTCTCGGGAAAGTCGCCAAGGTGACTTCGTCGGGACAGTTCACCTCTTTCGATGTCGGGGGCCTGTCCGGCAACATGGTGCTTGGACCCGGCGGTGATCTGTGGCTGTCTGACGCTCTGCCGAACCCGGCGCAGGGTCTTACGCAGCTCGACGATGTCGTACGGATCAGCAGCGCTGGGGCCATCACCCGATACCGCGTATCGATCGATACGATCGCACTCACTCTCACAATGTCGCCGGACGGAACCTTGTGGTTCCAGAGTCAGGACGACGGAAGGAGTTTCACCACAGCGCCCAGTTTCACGGCGACCATCTCGTCGGACGGCGTGATTCAGAAGCTGGTCGACAACGGCATCTTCGCGGGCGGAGTCGCCTTCGATACCGAAGGCCATGCGTGGACACTCGATTACATGGCACGCACCCTTGACGAGTTGCAGCCGATATCGACCTCACGAGTCTCCGGAACGGACCGATTCGGAACGTCCGTTGCGATCGCTCGGCAGAACTATCCTCAGACCGCGCCTATCGTCTTCGTCGCATCTGGTATCAACTATCCAGATGCATTGTCGGCCGGCCCTGCTGCGGCAGCGATGGGCGGACCACTCCTGTTGACCAGCCCCGGGTCGCTGCCGGCGGTCGTCGCTGACGAGATCACGAGTCTCGCTCCCGCGAAGATCGTCGTCGTCGGCGGCCCGGGTGCCATATCGGACTCCGTTCTGACACAGCTACGCGCCATCGCTCCGACGACTCGCGTGTTCGCGTCCGACCGCTACGGAACCTCCCGCGCGATCGTCCGGGAATTCTTCCCCAACGGCGCTTCGGCAGCCTATGTGGCGACGGGATCGAACTTTCCCGATGCCCTTTCTGCGGGGGCTGCCGCAGGAGCTCACGGGCAACCACTTCTGCTCGTGAACGGCTCGGCAACGACCGTCGACACGGCTACCGCCGACCTGCTCACAAGTCTTGGAGTCAAGCACCTCACTATCGCCGGAGGGACGGGCTCCGTGTCTGCCGGATTCGCGACCCACCTCAGCGCCATAGCGCCCACGACTCGCGCCGCGGGCGCCGACCGCTTCAGCACAGCAGCAGCCATCAACGAGGCCGCCTTCTCTGGCTCCCCTGTCGACCGCGCGATGATCGCCAATGGCCTGAATTTCCCCGATGCTCTCGGTGCATCGGCCTGGGCTGCGGCCACGAAGTCCCCCCTCTTCATTTCAGGGACCAGTTGTGTACCCTCCAGGACAATTGGCGACATCATTGATCTCACTGCGTCGGCTGTCACGATCATTGGAGGCATCGGGGCCCTTTCCGCCAACGTCGACAACCTCGCGAGCTGCTGAACTGGATTCGAGCTCCACCGGGCCCACGCAGTAGATCATTGGGATCCCAGCCCCATCACCACCCGTTCCGGACGCCGCGGTAGTGGGAAGATGTCGACGTGGATGAGGTTCGCGTCGTCGTCGCGCATCAGGAACGGGCGACTCTGCGTGTGGGTGACGTGTTCCTCAAGATCGATGCTGATCAGGCGAATACAGATCGTGAAGTCGACGCCATGGCCTTGGCGCCTCTGCCGACACCGGAGGTCTTGTGGCATAACCCGCCCGTGATCGCGCTGGCCGCGCTACCGGGTGTTGCGCTGGGCCGACTCGGGGAGCGCTCTGCGGCGTCTCGGGAGGCATGGGTGGCGACCGGTGCCGCTGTAAGGGTGCTTCACGATGCTCCCCTTCCGCCCTGGGCGGCGAAAGCACGCGATGATTACCATCGTCTGGACAGCGAGTGCGACTGGCTCCTCAGGAACGGGGTCGTGCCGCCCGCGGTGGTGGCGTACAACCGTGACAATGCGCAGACGGCGTTCCGGCACTTCACCCCGGTCTTCGCCCACGGAGACCTTCAGGTCGATCATGTGTTCGTCGACGGTGACGTCGTCACCGGTGTGATCGACTGGTCCGAAGGGGGACCCGGGGACCCCATGTTCGACCTGGCCACGTTGACCATGGGTCATCCGGAACACCTCGACGACGTGATCGCAGGCTACGGCGCAGGAACGGATCGCACGGTCATCGGCGCATGGTGGTCGCTGCGCAGCCTTCTGAATATTCGGTGGCTGATCGAGCACGGTTTCGACCCGTCCCTACCGGGCTGTGAGATCGATGTTCTCACAGCCCAGATGACGGGACGAGGAATCACGGACAGCGACGCGCCCTAAGTGACCGGGCCGCGCGCGAGGGTGACTGCGGCTGCCTGGGAAGCGCCCGACGAGTCCGTCCAGCTGATGCTGACGCGATCCCCCGGCTTGAGAGCGCTGAGCGCGTCCGTGAGGTCCTGGGCCGAGGAGATCGTGCTGCCGTTCACCGCAGTGATCGTATCGCCGGCGGCCAGTCCTGCCGTCGCGGCCGGGCCGCCATCGATGACACCGGCGATGGGCGCGCCGCCGGTCGCGGATACTGCACCGCCGTCGTATCCGGGTGCGGTGGGATCGCCCGACGAACCGATCTGCACGCCCAGGAAGGCCGGATAGCCGATCGTCACGGTGGACGAGGCGTCGCCTGCCGTGATCTCTCCGGCGATGGTCAGCGCGTTCTCGATCGGGATCGCGTAGCCGGCTGGTGTCGATCCACCATCCTCTGCCGCGGTGTCGATACCGATCACCTCATCAGAGGAGTTGAAGAGGGGACCGCCGGAGTCGCCGGCCTGGATGTCGGCGTCGGTCTCGATGAGACCGTGCAGCGTCTCCGAGACAGCACTCTGCTCCCCCTGCGTCGTGATGGTCTGATCGAGTGCCGTCACAGTTCCTGGGGAAGCGGAGGGCGTGCCGCCCGCACCCCCGGCATTGCCGACACCCGTTACCGCGTCGCCGACAGCCGCATCCGCCGACATGTCGAGGTGGGCCGTGCTGAGGCCGGAGGCACTGCTGAGTTGAAGGACAGCGATGTCGTCGGTGGCATCGGTGCCCACCACGGTGGCCGTGTATTGAGCGCCGGTCGAGACGACCGTGACGCTGATGCTGGTCGCCCCCTCGACCACGTGGTTGTTCGTGAGGATCTCGCCATTGGAGGTGAGTACGAGTCCGGTGCCCATGCTCTCCGCCTGGTCGTAGGTGAGTTCCGAGGTGATGTCGACGACCCCGACCTGCTGCGCGGCCGTGGCGCTTGCGAGGCCGGTTGAGGTCGAATCGGTGGAGGAGCCGGCGCCGCCGTTGCCGTAGTCGTATCCGTAGCCGTTGCTGTAACCGTTGCCGTACGAGGATCCTGAGCCGCCGTAGCCGTAGCCGTATTGCCCGAGAGCGGTGTGGATGTTGGCTGAGACACTCGAGGTCGACGCCGCGGCCGCTCGGATGGACGCGGAACCCTTCGCGGCCAATCCGACCGTGGAGCCGACGACCACCGTTGCTGCGACGCCGATCGACAGCACGACCACCCGCCGACGCCGACCGCGCCGGACACTCGCACGCGCTTCGGCCAGCGCCTCATCCCTCTGATCGATTCCAGTACGTGCGAAAGCCCCGTCTACGGTATCCATGGCTCTTCGTCCTCTCAGCTTCCTACTTGATGTCCAGAGCACACCCCACGAAATTGAGAAGTTGTCATGGGCTACTTATGCTCGCGCCGTGAGAACCCCAGAGTCTGCTGTGAACTCGTCACCCCCGACGTGCTGTTTCAACCGATCTCGACACAACACTGGCCGGGCCGGTCCCCTCAGGGATCGGCCCAGCCAGTCATCGTCAGACGAGAAGTTCAGGACCTTTAGATCAGGTGTTTCGCGTCGAGTCCCCATTTGACAGCGAGCTTCGCACTGATGCCGGCGTCCCGCACTGCCTTGAGCGCGTCGATGAGTCTCTTGTTGATGGGCGCACCCTTGTTCGTGTACGCGCCGATGCTGTTGTCGGCCGGGTACGCGTTAGGGACGGCCTTGAGCTTGTCGCCGGTGGTCTTGATGACATCCGCAGTGGAGACGTCCGTCTGGAACGCAGCATCCGCCTTGCCGTTGAGGACGTTCTGGACCACGTCCACACCCGCATCGGTGCCGAGCGGCTGTACCGGCTTGAGGTGGGCAGCAGCGAGCTGCTTCTGGAGGTCGGCGAGCTTGGGCTCGTCAGCGGAGCCCGTCTGATACGCCAGGGTCTTGCCTGCGAGGTCGGTGAGCACGTGGATGGAGTTGTCGTTCTTGTGAACGAGCAGGGCGTAGCCGGTCTTGAGGTACGGCACCGGGCTCGCGGCCGCACTTCGCTCGGCTGTGACATAGAGCGACGACCAAGCGACGTCGCATCTTCCCGCGTTGAGGGCGGGGATGATCCCCTTCAGGCTCACCTCGACGGGAACGAACTCGAGGTGGAGCTGCTTCGCTGCAGCCTTCGCGAGGTCCACGTCGAATCCGACCGGATTGCTGGTGTCGGTGCCTTCGTAATACTCCATCGGCGCGTAGGCGGCGTTCATGCAAACGGTGAGCTTGCCAGCAGAGACGACTCCCCCGGTTCCGGATGCGCCGCTGGTCGGCGTGGAGCTGCAGCCGGCGAGAGACGTGATAGCCAGAAGCGCGAGCGCGGTTGCGGCTGTCGAGGTGCGGATGAATCTTTTCATGAGTACTCCAAGGGGGTGTGATGTGGTTGGGTGTTCGGGTCAGGAGACGTGGCTGAGATACCGTCGCGCCTCGTCGGTTTCGGGCGCGTCGAAGAATCGGTCGGGTGCGGCGACTTCCACGATCCGTCCGGCATGGAACAGGGCGACTTCGTCGGCCACGCGCCGGGCGAACCTGGTCTCGTGGGTGACGACGACCATGGTCATCCCTTCGGCGGCGAGGGTCTCCATGACGGCCAGGACCTCACCCACGAGCTCTGGATCGAGCGCCGACGTCGGTTCGTCGAAGAGCATGACGCGTGGTTCCATCACGAGCGCTCGCGCGATCGCGACGCGCTGTTGCTGCCCGCCGGACAGCTCGCTGGGATATTGTGCGGACCGTCCCGCCAGTCCGACGCGTTCAAGCATGGCCATCGCCTTCTCTCGCGCGTCGTGTCGCGACATGTGAAGTGCGAGGGTCAGCCCGCTTGCGACATTGTCGACGGCTGTCAGATGGTTGAACAGATTGAATCGCTGGAAGACCATCCCGATCTCGCGGCGCTCTTTTGCGAGCTTGCGCTCCGGAAGGCGCCTTCCGCGAGCGTCGACCCCGAGAACCCGTCCGTCCAGCAGGATCGTGCCGCTGTCGGCAGGCTCCAGGACGTTCATCAGCCGAAGGATCGTTGACTTTCCGGAGCCGGAGGCCCCCAGGATGACTTTGACCTGCCCTGCCTCGACACTGAAGCTGACACCGCCGAG
It encodes the following:
- a CDS encoding cell wall-binding repeat-containing protein gives rise to the protein MRNDALRRIVGGVILATVAALAGVTAAAPAQAVSPSTPATAIRRLTLPDAPVTVETLADAHGNVWNLEERGISMAHDGVVTYFRDPAGRYNWGFALDPQGNAWYTNDDQTSGARFVTRITSTGQRTDYAVSLSGGISAGPDGTMWFIGAQGGVLRISASGGMTAFSTPQITESTFSSDGTLWFGADTTLGWISPSQVSAVAGTAAISEAGHSMIVAVDGSVWFADGGGVGEITPSHVVSEFEPPGSSYIASNLVQGSDGNIWFEWATLGKVAKVTSSGQFTSFDVGGLSGNMVLGPGGDLWLSDALPNPAQGLTQLDDVVRISSAGAITRYRVSIDTIALTLTMSPDGTLWFQSQDDGRSFTTAPSFTATISSDGVIQKLVDNGIFAGGVAFDTEGHAWTLDYMARTLDELQPISTSRVSGTDRFGTSVAIARQNYPQTAPIVFVASGINYPDALSAGPAAAAMGGPLLLTSPGSLPAVVADEITSLAPAKIVVVGGPGAISDSVLTQLRAIAPTTRVFASDRYGTSRAIVREFFPNGASAAYVATGSNFPDALSAGAAAGAHGQPLLLVNGSATTVDTATADLLTSLGVKHLTIAGGTGSVSAGFATHLSAIAPTTRAAGADRFSTAAAINEAAFSGSPVDRAMIANGLNFPDALGASAWAAATKSPLFISGTSCVPSRTIGDIIDLTASAVTIIGGIGALSANVDNLASC
- a CDS encoding S1C family serine protease, whose product is MDTVDGAFARTGIDQRDEALAEARASVRRGRRRRVVVLSIGVAATVVVGSTVGLAAKGSASIRAAAASTSSVSANIHTALGQYGYGYGGSGSSYGNGYSNGYGYDYGNGGAGSSTDSTSTGLASATAAQQVGVVDITSELTYDQAESMGTGLVLTSNGEILTNNHVVEGATSISVTVVSTGAQYTATVVGTDATDDIAVLQLSSASGLSTAHLDMSADAAVGDAVTGVGNAGGAGGTPSASPGTVTALDQTITTQGEQSAVSETLHGLIETDADIQAGDSGGPLFNSSDEVIGIDTAAEDGGSTPAGYAIPIENALTIAGEITAGDASSTVTIGYPAFLGVQIGSSGDPTAPGYDGGAVSATGGAPIAGVIDGGPAATAGLAAGDTITAVNGSTISSAQDLTDALSALKPGDRVSISWTDSSGASQAAAVTLARGPVT
- a CDS encoding transporter substrate-binding domain-containing protein, which codes for MKRFIRTSTAATALALLAITSLAGCSSTPTSGASGTGGVVSAGKLTVCMNAAYAPMEYYEGTDTSNPVGFDVDLAKAAAKQLHLEFVPVEVSLKGIIPALNAGRCDVAWSSLYVTAERSAAASPVPYLKTGYALLVHKNDNSIHVLTDLAGKTLAYQTGSADEPKLADLQKQLAAAHLKPVQPLGTDAGVDVVQNVLNGKADAAFQTDVSTADVIKTTGDKLKAVPNAYPADNSIGAYTNKGAPINKRLIDALKAVRDAGISAKLAVKWGLDAKHLI
- a CDS encoding phosphotransferase family protein, whose translation is MDEVRVVVAHQERATLRVGDVFLKIDADQANTDREVDAMALAPLPTPEVLWHNPPVIALAALPGVALGRLGERSAASREAWVATGAAVRVLHDAPLPPWAAKARDDYHRLDSECDWLLRNGVVPPAVVAYNRDNAQTAFRHFTPVFAHGDLQVDHVFVDGDVVTGVIDWSEGGPGDPMFDLATLTMGHPEHLDDVIAGYGAGTDRTVIGAWWSLRSLLNIRWLIEHGFDPSLPGCEIDVLTAQMTGRGITDSDAP
- a CDS encoding amino acid ABC transporter ATP-binding protein, with amino-acid sequence MDLDEEVVSAPQGLRVNGPVLEAVNLHKRYGGLEVLGGVSFSVEAGQVKVILGASGSGKSTILRLMNVLEPADSGTILLDGRVLGVDARGRRLPERKLAKERREIGMVFQRFNLFNHLTAVDNVASGLTLALHMSRHDAREKAMAMLERVGLAGRSAQYPSELSGGQQQRVAIARALVMEPRVMLFDEPTSALDPELVGEVLAVMETLAAEGMTMVVVTHETRFARRVADEVALFHAGRIVEVAAPDRFFDAPETDEARRYLSHVS